In a single window of the Pocillopora verrucosa isolate sample1 chromosome 4, ASM3666991v2, whole genome shotgun sequence genome:
- the LOC136280408 gene encoding tubulin polyglutamylase complex subunit 2-like, which yields MDLQQGFEKKPGVTNFRLLDRRPAEKHVFTWELKNICILPEDLKSFFLTTNGLLIQWSIKFDGSVLPLGKMKLNPVTGLVLLSKATSISDDKPSLANLDTDSDEEDGQGHIKPHFHNRCKVFELYLCDSYGKVCLIYKDIKAGVTTGQPQIWFLDRSLEWWYLASSFTDYFRMMIVHLGIPLWQYFFTATGLSPETKQWFNLYAPTRLAIDMANVEQKAQQMPNSKERNKSATNLPFNSLDVNRLFRGKTDNGKSKLSQAKKPPLGKTQNSSQGRQGQSGRSAPR from the exons ATGGATTTACAACAAGGATTTG aaaagaagccAGGTGTAACAAATTTCCGTCTACTTGATAGACGACCAGCGGAAAAACACGTCTTTACTTGGGAGCTG AAGAACATATGTATCTTGCCAGAGGACTTGAAGAGTTTTTTCCTCACAACAAATGGACTGTTAATTCAGTGGAGCATTAAGTTTGATG GGAGTGTTTTACCATTGGGAAAAATGAAGCTGAATCCTGTGACAGGTCTAGTGTTGCTGTCTAAAGCAACATCTATTAGTGATGACAAACCCTCATTGGCTAATTTAGATACTGATTCAGATGAAGAAGATGGCCAAG GTCATATAAAACCACACTTTCATAATCGCTGCAAGGTTTTTGAGCTGTATCTATGTGACAGCTATGGTAAAGTCTGTTTGATTTACAAAGACATCAAAGCTG GAGTAACAACAGGACAACCTCAGATCTGGTTTCTTGATCGGTCACTGGAATGGTGGTATCTTGCTTCATCTTTCACTGATTATTTCAGAATGATGATAGTACATCTTGGCATTCCTCTCTGGCaatatttttttactgcaaCAGGTCTAAGTCCAGAAACAAAG CAATGGTTCAATCTCTATGCACCAACTAGATTAGCCATTGACATGGCCAATGTGGAACAAAAGGCCCAACAGATgccaaattcaaaagaaagaaataagtcTGCTACAAATCTTCCTTTCAACTCATTAGATGTAAACAGACTCTTTAGAGGTAAAACGGACAATGGAAAGAGTAAGCTATCCCAGGCAAAGAAACCACCTCTGGGAAAGACTCAAAACTCAAGTCAGGGTCGACAGGGGCAGTCTGGTAGATCAGCACCAAGATGA